The Carassius carassius chromosome 37, fCarCar2.1, whole genome shotgun sequence genomic sequence CACCAACACACGTGTACATGCTTTTACCCATTTAGAAAAATCTCACAGTGGCCACAAGCTCACTCAGCCGACTAGTGTTATCTAATTTGCTGTCACTACATATATGTAACACGAGGACATATATATGTGACACTGCCATGATCTTATGTTTGCATTATTGAAATGAATCAAAGCTGTGCTTTTGTAGTGTAATACAGATGAATATATAAATCCCATTATAATTAGGTCTCTCTATTCAGATGAAACTGATTTCATTCAATACATCTGATCTGCTCAAAATCCTGTAGACCTGTGATATGTTATGACGTGGTAACCTCTTGGCTCTGTTTGTTGACCTTTGAGGGTTGTTTAAATAGTTGTGTGTGCGCCTGTCACATATATGTATGTCACTTCACATGCTTACATACTCAACAGTGTATTTGGTGGAAATCTTGGTTCTTGTTCCTGAAAGACTGGATATCCGATTACCAGGCAACTGAAAGTGTGCCAGAAGTGTGCTATCATCAGTATCACATTCAATGTTAGGTTGAATAATGGATGTAATGTCTTCATCCATACCCAAGTGCCAGAATTACAATGCTGTAAGGTAGTTTAAACAAGTGGCCTTTGGACTATATGAATTAAAGACTACATTATGATGGAttcatacaatatttaaaaattatgtgTCACTTTTGTTTGGTCTAACTGCCGGCATTTATAGCATTATTTAGCTATGTAACACCGAGGTCAGTTTTAATTGCCAGGAAatgaatgataaaatatatactgtacctTAAATAATATGTCAATTTTGGTAGACATGTCTGCCAAAtataatcatgtaaaaaaaactttactctATCTATACTATCTATACTAGATATCTGTAATGTCAAAATTATCTTGACAGATTCTAAACAATATGGACTCCTTTGATTCTACTCTGTATTTGTTTATCAATACATGATGTAATTACACTGAATTGCATTGTTACAGAGAATTGTGAATACATTCTTTGACCACAATGAAACAATGGCTCAACGTGCAATATTTGCCCATACATTTAGACTAAATGTCATGTCTCCCTTTGGTAAAACCAACATACTGTATACTTAGTAAAGACACAGTAACaatgcaataattatttttttacctgcttggaagaaaataaattttactttttcCATAATATGGTCCATattgttattttctttcattttagttgtttattttaaccaaaatatataattatcttCAAGATTTAATAGTAAACTCAATTTATATCTTGCTAATAATCTGTAAATTACACAGAAGAAGTGACATTCACAATGACATTtacaatgacataaaaaaaaaaaactttgcaggGTCTATAGGCTGCAAACATTTGTGAATGAGTGAAAGGATgttgtttacaaacacaactgacCTTCTTTGTCTCTGCTGACAAAGGAACAAATATCCTGTTGATGTTAAATTGATGAGTACAGTTAATATTATTACTCTGGAAATGGACTCCAATTAAATGATGATGTGATTTAGAAGTTACAACTGGAAAATGCAATACAGTCAGACACGATCTCAGTCTCATAAGctacaaaatagtcaaataaaCTTCAAATGTCTAAGGATTAAGCAAATCTTTCTCTTAATATGGAGTTTAATCCAATCACAAAGATTCACACCTATGAAGATAAGTAAAAATATGTGACTTGAGACTTCAAATCAAAGTATTTGGTTACGTTTCCAAcagtaaaaatttacattttaatatagaatgcttatatttttgtattaactcACTTTGTTActgcacaaaacaacaacaacaaaaaaggtttGGTTTCATAACAAAACCACTGCATGTGTTCCCAGCACTTGGTTTGTATACATTATAGAAATGTGCAACCAAAACCCaaactaaattttttatattGACATGTTCATAACTTGCAACCTAATGTTGCATTAGTCTATCAAACAGACATGAGGAGAGAAAAGTGGCATGTGCTTTAAAGGGACAATGAGGATCATGCATATACATTTGATGCAGCTGTAGAGCTCAACCTGACCTTAACCTTGGACTAGTGGTAAGTGAACTAATGACCAACAGATACTGTAACCCAAGGAGTACATTTACCCCAATTTCATCCTTTAGTTACCACTCAAATTAATGTCAACATAGAGGACAAGACATGAAACAAAATCAGTGAACTTGTTGTGTGGCCTATGTTTCATGAATTATGCACAAGAATATTTTGCATATTCTAGTGATCACCTATGGTGTGTCGACCTCTTTGTCTTGGTTTGAAAACATTTTCGTGCATTATTGAGCTAAAAACAAGATTCATTAGAAGCATGTAATATCAACAAGTGtcataattttttacaattgAGAGATTCAATCAATTGAATTACTAGCCCATCATGCTAATGTGATGAGTCAAAAAGTTCAGTCTCAGTTGTAAGCCACCAGTGGGTTGTTAAGCATCTCTATCCCAAACATAATAATACCACCCACATGTATGTTCTATTCAGAAAGTAGATCTTAAGCATCAGCACTTCTCACCCTCAATGTTACTGACCCTTTGGATCTTTCACAGGTGAGCCACTACAGACTGTGAGGGTTAAAGTGATTCAAATGGGCTTTAGTGTATGAAAAAAGTATGACATTATTTCATGCAGATCGGGAAAGCAAGATTTAAGCAGCTTACCAGCTGGGAGCTTGTGACGATTCTCCAATAGCCACAGAAAGAGTTTGGCAAAGTTGCAATTGCACAACCAGGGGTTCCCTTCCAGGCGTATCACCCGCAAAGAAGGCAACTGGCTCAACACCTCAACGTCCAGAACAGAGAGGGCATTCCTCTCCAGCTCGAGCTCTCGTAAGGAGGTGAGGCCCGCAAAGGCATCCTTGCTGACCATATTCAAATATGGATTGTTCCCCAGTCGTAGCTTGATCAGACTACGGGATTCCCCGAAAGTTCCTGAGGGGATCtcagtcaagttgttgcttcccaGGTCCAGGTAGACCAGTCTGGAGAATGTGCTCAGAATCCCAGGATCTAGCCTTGTTAGGGAGTTATTCCTCAGATCCAGGTACACCAAATCACTGTAGAGAACCAGGAAATCAGAAGGGATCCAGGGAATCCAGTTGTTAGACAGAAGGAGTCTCCGTACGTCCAAAGGGATGGAATCTGGAAGACGGGTGAGTCCTTGACCGGTGCAGTCCACGGTGTGATGGTCTGGACACAAGCAGCTGGATGGGCAGTTGTACCCCCACGTTAACAAGGTAGAGGATAGCAAGGCAAGGAAAGGCTGAAACCAGCGAACACATGAGAACATTGTCAAGAGGGTGCGAGGTGAAGGGGAGATTGGGGGGATTAAGAAAGGGAGGTTTGGAGAGGGGTAGAGGAGAGGGGATGGGGTAAAGGGTCAGGGGGTGATATACTAGGAAAGGGGACAGGGGCGCATCTGGAGATGAAAGGAGTCAGGGTTGTCGCGAAAGCATCTTTTCTTGTCTCCTAGATTGCAATCTACAAAGGCTCGAGCAACAGCAAGCGGCTACAAAGACACGGAGCTCTGTTTTCCACAAGATCATGTAGCAGGCAGTGTGGGTCGTGTGGCAGCCCGCTGGCTTCTGAGCATGAAAGGGGAGGAGAGACAGCGATCGAGAGAATGTGGGGAAGAGAGAGAGCGTGCAATGCAAAGGATTAGAAAAGAGGTAAACAGAGACGAGTGTACCAGAGACTGGGATGCGCTGTGGGCATGGAGAGGGGAGGGGAGTGTGACGACTGAAAGGGAGGTGTAGCTCACTCGGTTTACCCACACTCAAAAGGgaattttgattatttaattcaAATGTGCACTATTTGTATCTTGGTCCATAAGCTTCTGCTCTTGTTTGCGTGCCATCTATACCTTGGTGCCCATAACACATTTGACCCAAGGCTATGGTTTGCAAGTCTAATTCCATCCTGATTACATAGCTAATGATTTGTTGGCAACACATTTGGCTTCTTTTCTGTTGTCCTCCTATTCATTCAGCGTAGTGCATAATTTTATATTCTGGCTCCATTGCCATGGTGATGGATGTGACGATTAACATGGGGCTGTGTGCATACAGATTACTGCCCTGAAAGTGAGAGATGGTGACTGTAAATAACTGTGTGAACCTCAGAGAAGATGATCATTGCATGATACAAATTAGAAATTGTATGCAAAACCTTCTGACCTCGTCACAACTTAGTCACACATTTACGTCCTAAACGCAAATGGCTGTTCTCAAAATCACGACGCTTTTAAAAAGTCCACATTTTATACGAATTGAGAGGAATAAAAAACGATTTTGACAGTACCTCTTTTCCAGTGCACTTATGAAAGCAGTCATTATTCATCGCTTTTCCAGCTGTTGTTGTTTGTCGCTCTGTATTCTGAATTCATGTTTACTCCTGTGCTGCTGTAAATCTCCAGGCAAATAGAACACATGCTGTCACCACAGACAGCTTTCCTCTTACACACACTGGAGAATAGCTTGGCACAGCCCAATGGAATTACACAATACTACCATAGGTCATATTGTAACCTTGACCTTTCTGGCAGGCATCACCAAGAGGGGAAAAGACTTGCCTTTGACCTTTTTCATGtggcacatttttgaaaaatatcaaCTTGAAATTTTACTTCCTCCGGTGTCCCTGTAAAAGAAACAAATGTCAGGTTCATTAGTGCAAAGGAGGGTAGGTACAAGATATCTTCTCAGTAGGGCATTTTGCAGTGTAAGGAAAGCAGGGCAGATTTTCCATTCACAATTAAAATCTGGCAcatgaataaatgataaatatcaTACACAACATACTGCTTGACACAGTTGGGCTGTGGATGGGGCACAACAGGAAAGGACATGAACAAAAGGTAATGCTACTTACTGCGATTTAAAAATGTGGCTTGTATGCAACACAATAAATGGCAACACTATTTCTCAACCAATccgtacatattttacgaggtggctaattcgtaaaAGTTTGTATGAACTCACTCACGATGATAGGTAGATTTAGTGGCGGcaagcgtgatttcaccaagtacaacatgttcctggatcaacatccttgttgtgAGGTCGAGTGAGGTCATACAAATTTGTACAAGTTAGCCACCTTGCAAAATATGTACAAATGGCCATGAGCTTGAGTTGAAAATGCCGGTAACATTGTGTGCTTTGCTTTGGCAGGGTTGAGTTGAGGAGGGTACATGACAGGGCTTAGTGGGGAAGTTCATCCAGCTCAGATTTTCTCACCAGGGTCTTTAAAGAGAAGCATAAGATGATCCCACAtccacatacacatgcacacactgcaAGAAGACCATGTTCCAGCACCCCCAAAAAGAACACCTGTCAGCCTTGGCTGAGGACATGGTGACACACTTTCCTTCCAGGTGCATTCTGGGCCCTCACTCCGGATGATCCTCACCAACATACCCAAGAGCAAGATACTGTCACCCTACTGAACCTAAGCAATGTTGAAACAActggccaaaaaataaataatggaaaaaagCACCGATAGTCACAAAATATGAATGTCTCAGAAACTAGGACACCCACTTGAATGcacagcattgaagtcctgactaCCCGGGATCAACGAAACTGGGCCAAGTTATTAAAGCACTTTCAATCACAACAGCACTGACAAATTCAATTTATGAGGATATAAGTGCATCATGGTATATGCAGAATTACATGGCCCCATATATTTAGTACAGATTACAGGATTACCAGATTTAGGTTTCATTGTACTTTTGGTGTGGTTTGTTGTGGTGGCTAATTCCACTGGGATTAAATAAACACCATTGTCCACGGAAGCCAATGAAGTGATACTACAGTTATCAGATGGGCATGACACAGTTTGATTGTGTTTCAAAGATAGCCATTGATGAGACTTTACTTGACCCCTATTTGTCAAGACCGGGAGTGCAAAACTAGTGTCCCCAAAGCTACCTAAAACATTTAGCACCACCAAATTAGTTAAAAAATGTTTCCAGAACACTCCCCATGTCTGCCATTGGTGGGATAGTCACAAATCACCTGCAAAAtggaattaataaatgataatttagaaGAAACAACTACTGGCAAAGAACAGATGGTTTGAATTCAGGCTCCACACAGAAGCACCCAGATCACAGCCAAACGTTTCCTAATCTTTCTAATACTACATCTTGAGAAGcttaatctctctttctctctctctctctctcacacacacatacacagagtatTGACTGCTCAGTAATttgtttgctatctgggtgacAGTAGAGGATGCCATTAAAACAAGACTGTGCTGGAAAGGTGTAAGTCTTAAATTCAACTGGAAGAGCAGATACAGATGGCTTTCGAGAGATGAGTTTACATGCCTGAAGAAAACACTTTCCAAATGAACTACAGGAGAATAAAAGGTATtgggaaaaatatatttcaaaaaagcTGAATGATCTTGGCAAGGAACAGATCAAATATggtaatatttgaaaaatattgatgaatattaatgagaGACCTGTGACAAACTTGTTTAAAGACAATACAGCAGCATGTCATACCAGAAGCACATTAATCCAAGAAGAACATGGAAACAATACTTTGGACAAAATGTCATCAACAAAgttaagaaataaaaacaaaaacaatcatagAAAGCATAAAATCAAACTTTCAAAAATGATGcgttctgataaaaaaaaaaaaaaaaatactaacaaccattttttatatataactttttcacattttgtgCTTTCTCCAGTAGTTGTGCTGCTACAATAGATGTGCTTCTTATAAACATGTCAACAGAGCTCATTTTGTAGCCTACATCTCCCCCTGGTGGTCTGGAGCAatacaacaacacaaaaaaaatcatttagacTTGAGAATCattctggaaaaaaataaaacacttatcaCATGAGCCATGACACTGACCCTTGCTCAATATTTTATTGAAGAAAAACATAATGGGCCACAAATGTTCTTTCATAGAAAATAAACCAATAGCAATACTACAAGTTATTTAACAGTAACATCATTCACAGGGTTAcagaaaatttacatttatacaaaatCTAGAGCCTCCTGCTTCACTCACAGTGGTCATGGTGGacagtacagtgtgtgtgtgtgtgtgtgtgtgtgtgtgtgtgtgtgcgtgcacgtgAATGATGGGTTAATATCAATGAAAGTGACTGCATACTATCGCATGTGTGTACATGGCCTAATCCACAGTCATATGTTTACCACAAAGAAATGGATCTTTTATTGAATAGAGagtgaaacagaaacaaaaattgCCACATTACAATTAGAATtggtataaaaaaaagttatacataaaggtattttctaatatattaacaTATGTACATTCTTGTCATACAACCTTATGTTCTGTC encodes the following:
- the LOC132118158 gene encoding leucine-rich repeat-containing protein 38-like → MFSCVRWFQPFLALLSSTLLTWGYNCPSSCLCPDHHTVDCTGQGLTRLPDSIPLDVRRLLLSNNWIPWIPSDFLVLYSDLVYLDLRNNSLTRLDPGILSTFSRLVYLDLGSNNLTEIPSGTFGESRSLIKLRLGNNPYLNMVSKDAFAGLTSLRELELERNALSVLDVEVLSQLPSLRVIRLEGNPWLCNCNFAKLFLWLLENRHKLPAGLDGMECSLPGDGRQVSLSMLSEDSFRECRGLLTLTDYLVVIFSGICISVAAIIASFFLASTIHCFQRLKSKRTDEEEAED